The Prosthecomicrobium sp. N25 nucleotide sequence GCCGGTCTCCGACCGCCGCCGCGACCGCCGGGTCGGCGTCGCCTGAGATCCCGGCCGGACCCGTCCGGGTTCGGCCGGTTCCCGCGTGTGTTGCGTCCGCGTTCCTCCCGAAACTCACGACTTCGGAGCCGCGTCCGCGATCGGATGCGGCTCCCTTTTGTCGAGGGCCTCGAGCCTCACCGTGAAGGTCGCGCCCTGGCCGAGCACGCTCGCGATGCCGAGCCGGCCGCGATGGCGGGCGAGGATGTGCTTGACGATGGCCAGGCCGAGCCCGGTCCCCTGCTTCTCGCGGCTCGATACGATGTCGGCCCGGTAGAAGCGCTCCGTCAACCGCGGCAGGTGCTCCGGCGCGATGCCCGGCCCGTGGTCCGCGACCGCCACTGTCCAGACGGGCGGCTCGTCCCCGGCCGGCCCCTCCCGCCCGCCGCGGACCTCGACCGTCTTGCCGGAGCCGCCGTACTTGATCGCGTTCTCGATCAGGTTCGAGAAGACCTGCACAAGCTCGTCACGGTCGCCCAGCGTCGGCATGGGCCGGTCGAGACCGTCGAACGCCAGCGTCACCCCCGTCTCCGCCGCGAGCGGGCCGAGGCTGTCCCCCACGTGGCGCACCAGCTCGCCGAGATCGACGGGCGTGTCCGGCCGCACATGCGCCTTCATCTCGATCCTGGACAACGACAGGAGATCGTCGATCAGCCGCCGCATGCGGCGCGCCTGCTCGGCCATCACGGCGAGAAAGCGCTCCCGCGCCGCCGGATCGTTGCGCGCCGGACCCTGCAGGGTCTCGATGAAGCCCGACAGCGCGGCGAGCGGGGTGCGCAGCTCGTGGCTCGCGTTGGCGACGAAGTCGACCCGCATCCGCTCCGCCCGCCGCCGCTCCGTCTCGTCCTCGATGACCACGAGCACGAAGTCCGGCGGCCGCCCGTCCTGCTCCGGGTCGGGCGGGTGCCGGATCGGGCTGAGATGCGCCTCGAGCCAGCGCTCGGTCGGGATGCGCTCCGACCAGGCGACGGAATCCGGCTCGCCGTCCGCGAGCGCCCGCGCGATCGCGTCGTTCAGCACGGTCACTCTCAGGAGGAACGACAGGGGATCGCCGGGCGGCAGGGTCCCGAACCGGGCGGCGGCGGCCCGGTTCATGAAGCGCACCCGGCTTTCGCGGTCGATCAGGAAGCAGGGGTCCGCCAGCCCCTCCGCGATCGCCCGCATGCCGGCGTCGGGCCATGGACCGCCGCGCCGCTCGGGCCGCGGACCGATCCGCGCGGTCTCCGGCCGGACGCCGCCTGCCCATGCGGCCAGGAGGATCGCGCCGCCGCCGATGACCGCCGCCCAGACCGGCACCGCGAAGCCGGCGACGAGCGCCGCCATGACCAGGACGGCCGCCGCCGCGATCAGGCTCAGGCCGGGCCACCGCGCCCCCGGTCGCTCCCTATGCTCCCCCGCCTGCTCGGACACCTGCGCCTCCGCTTCCCCGCGCCGTCGCGCCCCTGATAGCATGCACCGGATTCGGGAGGATCGGGCACGATGGGCAAGAACGGTTCCAAGAACAAGAAATCCAAGAACGACGACGATCGGAAGTCGGACGCCGGTCTCCCGGAGGCCGCGCCGGACGGCCCCTTCGATCTCGACGATCCCGTCCTGCCGCGCTGGGTCCAGGCCCGCTCCTTCCGGTCCGGCGGCTACCCCCATGCCGAGCCGCTCGACGACGACGACTACGAGGGGCCGCTGATCC carries:
- a CDS encoding ATP-binding protein yields the protein MSEQAGEHRERPGARWPGLSLIAAAAVLVMAALVAGFAVPVWAAVIGGGAILLAAWAGGVRPETARIGPRPERRGGPWPDAGMRAIAEGLADPCFLIDRESRVRFMNRAAAARFGTLPPGDPLSFLLRVTVLNDAIARALADGEPDSVAWSERIPTERWLEAHLSPIRHPPDPEQDGRPPDFVLVVIEDETERRRAERMRVDFVANASHELRTPLAALSGFIETLQGPARNDPAARERFLAVMAEQARRMRRLIDDLLSLSRIEMKAHVRPDTPVDLGELVRHVGDSLGPLAAETGVTLAFDGLDRPMPTLGDRDELVQVFSNLIENAIKYGGSGKTVEVRGGREGPAGDEPPVWTVAVADHGPGIAPEHLPRLTERFYRADIVSSREKQGTGLGLAIVKHILARHRGRLGIASVLGQGATFTVRLEALDKREPHPIADAAPKS